From the genome of Aphelocoma coerulescens isolate FSJ_1873_10779 chromosome 26, UR_Acoe_1.0, whole genome shotgun sequence, one region includes:
- the GPR61 gene encoding G-protein coupled receptor 61 has translation MEPFLPSPWGWNGSRGGSRPPNSTAEAKPKDVASKSVGLFFMVLLDLTAIVGNAAVMTVIAKTPALRKFVFVFHLCLVDFLAALTLMPLEMLSGSAVFESPGLGEAVCRVYLFLSVCLTSMCILSISTVNVERYYYVVHPLRYEVRMTAGLVAGVLAGVWLKAVATSLVPVLGWLSPDRPPAPGAHGCSLQWSRGPSCKVFVVFFAAFYFVLPLLIIVVVYCGMFKVARVAAMHHGPPPTWMETPRRRSASLSSRSTMVTTSGAPRTTPQRMFGGGKAAAVLLAVGGQFLFCWLPYFSFQLYTALSARPLAGPAAETVVTWLGFCCFTSNPFFYGCLNRQIRGELGRLLTCFFKQPPEEDLRLPSREGSIEENFLQFLQSTGRPPEPPSPERDLPPVDFRIPGQIEEEAAAEGMEWGGGSGVFVPVAGSAKAGL, from the coding sequence ATGgagcccttcctgccctccccGTGGGGCTGGAATGGCTCTagaggggggtcccggccccccAACAGCACGGCCGAGGCCAAGCCCAAGGACGTGGCCTCCAAATCTGTGGGGCTGTTCTTCATGGTGCTGCTGGACCTCACGGCCATTGTGGGCAACGCCGCCGTCATGACGGTCATCGCAAAGACGCCGGCGCTCCGCAAGTTCGTCTTCGTGTTCCACCTGTGCCTGGTGGATTTCCTGGCTGCCCTCACGCTGATGCCGCTGGAGATGCTGTCGGGCTCGGCGGTGTTCGAGAGCCCCGGGCTGGGCGAGGCCGTGTGCCGCGTGTACCTGTTCCTCAGTGTGTGCCTCACCTCCATGTGCATCCTCTCCATCTCCACCGTCAACGTGGAGCGCTACTACTACGTGGTGCACCCGCTGCGCTACGAGGTGCGGATGACCGCGGGGCTGGTGGCCGGAGTGCTGGCTGGTGTGTGGCTCAAGGCTGTGGCCACCTCGCTGGTGCCCGTGCTGGGCTGGTTGTCCCCCGACCGCCCACCAGCGCCTGGCGCTCACGGCTGCTCCTTGCAGTGGAGCCGGGGGCCGTCCTGCAAGGTCTTTGTGGTCTTCTTCGCCGCCTTCTACTTCGTCCTGCCCCTCCTCATCATCGTCGTGGTCTACTGCGGCATGTTCAAGGTGGCACGGGTGGCAGCCATGCACCACGGCCCGCCGCCCACCTGGATGGAGACGCCGCGCCGGCGCTCGGCATCACTCAGCAGCCGCTCCACCATGGTCACCACCTCAGGGGCTCCTCGGACCACCCCGCAGAGGATGTTTGGCGGGGGCAAGGCGGCCGCCGTGCTGCTGGCCGTGGGCGGCCAGTTCCTCTTCTGCTGGTTGCCCTACTTCTCCTTCCAGCTGTACACAGCGCTGAGCGCTCGGCCCTTAGCCGGGCCGGCGGCCGAGACTGTGGTCACCTGGCTGGGGTTCTGCTGCTTCACCTCCAACCCTTTCTTCTACGGCTGCCTCAACCGGCAGATCCGCGGGGAGCTTGGCCGGCTCCTCACCTGCTTCTTCAAGCAGCCCCCCGAGGAGGACCTGCGGCTGCCGAGCCGCGAGGGCTCCATCGAGGAGAACTTTCTACAGTTCCTCCAGAGCACCGGGCGCCCgccagagccccccagccccgagCGGGACCTGCCCCCCGTGGATTTCCGCATCCCGGGGCAGAtcgaggaggaggcggcggcggaggggaTGGAGTGGGGTGGTGGGAGCGGGGTGTTCGTGCCCGTGGCGGGCTCTGCCAAAGCGGGGCTGTAG
- the AMIGO1 gene encoding amphoterin-induced protein 1: MPPSCHPCVAMSVPVGPLSLLLALSLLSPRGSAGWSCPPRCVCASNLLSCSQANLSAVPAPLPRFTAVLDLSHNNVTRLRADWAPARLPHLHALLLSHNGLAFVSTEAFTHVPRLRHLDLSSNRLRTLDENLFSDLGELEVLLLYNNEITTVDRTAFENLGRLRKLYLGQNRIARFPLELLREGTRLPQLALLDLSANRLRAVPAGELQALPAWLRDRLYLHNNPLACDCLLFQLLDRGHRRHLSAVVDFQDELRCVLPGAPAPIKILALAGQQPLNCSKAQEAVLEAHLGDSVTLGCDSRWQGVRSRHWVTPGGERVLGDGGNGSVVLLANGSLQLRALRPEDAGTYACWVAGPLLNETLYVELLVHNFTLHGPHDTLNTAYTTLVGCILSVVLVLIYLYLTPCRCCCCRGTEKPPAPRDDSINSSVLSTTPNHAGGTGEPCGSHISSSAGTGQNGRFKGGGTPALPARQGPKAQRKVSDPDSVSSVFSDTPIVV; encoded by the coding sequence ATGCCACCATCCTGTCACCCGTGCGTGGCCATGAGTGTCCCCGTGGGGccgctgtccctgctgctggcgctgtccctgctgtccccacggGGCTCTGCGGGATGGAGCTGCCCCCCGCGCTGCGTCTGCGCCTCCAACCTGCTGAGCTGCTCTCAGGCCAACCTGAGCGCGGTGCCGGCCCCGCTGCCGCGCTTCACCGCCGTCCTGGACCTGAGTCACAACAACGTGACGCGGCTGCGCGCGGACTGGGCACCGGCGCGGCTGCCGCACCTGCACGCGCTGCTGCTGAGCCACAACGGGCTGGCCTTCGTGTCCACCGAGGCCTTCACCCACGTGCCGCGCCTGCGCCACCTCGACCTATCCTCCAACCGCCTGCGGACGCTGGATGAGAACCTGTTCAGCGACCTGGGCgagctggaggtgctgctgctgtacaACAACGAGATCACCACCGTGGATCGCACGGCCTTCGAGAACCTGGGCCGGCTGCGCAAGCTCTACCTGGGGCAGAACCGTATCGCCCGCTTCCCGCTGGAGCTGCTCCGGGAGGGCACCCGGCTGCCGCAGCTGGCGCTGCTGGACCTGTCGGCCAACCGGCTGCGGGCCGTGCCCGCGGGCGAGCTGCAGGCGCTGCCCGCCTGGCTGCGCGACCGCCTCTACCTGCACAACAACCCGCTGGCCTGCGACTGCCTgctcttccagctgctggaCCGTGGCCACCGCCGCCACCTCAGCGCCGTGGTGGATTTCCAGGATGAGCTGCGCTGCGTCCTGCCCGGAGCACCTGCTCCCATCAAGATCCTGGCACTGGCGGGCCAGCAGCCTCTCAACTGCAGCAAGGCACAGGAGGCCGTGCTGGAGGCGCACCTTGGGGACAGTGTGACGCTGGGCTGTGACAGCCGGTGGCAGGGTGTGCGCAGCCGGCACTGGGTGACACCGGGCGGGGAGCGGGTGCTGGGGGACGGGGGCAACGGCAGCGTGGTCCTGCTGGCCAATGGCAGCCTCCagctgcgggcgctgcgccCTGAGGATGCCGGCACTTACGCCTGCTGGGTGGCCGGACCCCTCCTCAATGAGACCCTctatgtggagctgctggtgcacaaCTTCACCCTGCACGGCCCCCATGACACCTTGAACACGGCCTACACCACTCTGGTGGGCTGCATCCTGAGCGTCGTGCTGGTGCTCATCTACCTGTACCTCACCccgtgccgctgctgctgctgccgtggCACCGAGAAGCCACCGGCGCCACGCGACGACAGCATCAACTCCTCGGTACTGAGCACCACCCCGAACCacgccgggggcaccggggagcCCTGCGGATCCCACATCTCctccagtgctggcacagggcagaaCGGCCGGTTCAAGGGCGGGGGGACCCCCGCGCTGCCCGCCCGGCAGGGCCCCAAGGCACAGAGGAAGGTGTCGGATCCAGACTCGGTGAGTTCCGTCTTCTCCGACACGCCCATCGTGGTGTga